The following coding sequences lie in one Arabidopsis thaliana chromosome 3, partial sequence genomic window:
- a CDS encoding NAD(P)-binding Rossmann-fold superfamily protein (NAD(P)-binding Rossmann-fold superfamily protein; FUNCTIONS IN: oxidoreductase activity, binding, catalytic activity; INVOLVED IN: oxidation reduction, metabolic process; EXPRESSED IN: 6 plant structures; EXPRESSED DURING: 4 anthesis, F mature embryo stage, E expanded cotyledon stage; CONTAINS InterPro DOMAIN/s: NAD(P)-binding domain (InterPro:IPR016040), Glucose/ribitol dehydrogenase (InterPro:IPR002347), Short-chain dehydrogenase/reductase SDR (InterPro:IPR002198); BEST Arabidopsis thaliana protein match is: NAD(P)-binding Rossmann-fold superfamily protein (TAIR:AT3G26760.1); Has 124722 Blast hits to 124477 proteins in 3643 species: Archae - 1005; Bacteria - 80894; Metazoa - 6366; Fungi - 6864; Plants - 2737; Viruses - 9; Other Eukaryotes - 26847 (source: NCBI BLink).), which yields MAAIVLIRSIVRNFKRPATAASAAYSTGGGGGGCTCTSKKLEGKVALITGGASGLGKATASEFLRHGARVVIADLDAETGTKTAKELGSEAEFVRCDVTVEADIAGAVEMTVERYGKLDVMYNNAGIVGPMTPASISQLDMTEFERVMRINVFGVVSGIKHAAKFMIPARSGCILCTSSVAGVTGGLAPHSYTISKFTTPGIVKSAASELCEHGVRINCISPGTVATPLTLSYLQKVFPKVSEEKLRETVKGMGELKGAECEEADVAKAALYLASNDGKYVTGHNLVVDGGMTAFKIAGFPFPSDS from the exons ATGGCGGCCATAGTACTGATCAGATCTATCGTCAG AAACTTTAAACGGCCAGCCACCGCAGCCTCAGCCGCTTACTCGacaggtggtggtggcggcggTTGTACTTGTACGAg TAAAAAGCTAGAAGGCAAAGTAGCTCTCATAACTGGTGGTGCTAGCGGGCTCGGTAAGGCCACGGCCAGCGAGTTTCTCCGCCATGGTGCCCGAGTCGTGATCGCCGACTTAGACGCGGAAACCGGGACAAAAACCGCTAAAGAACTAGGCTCGGAGGCAGAGTTTGTGCGGTGTGATGTCACGGTGGAGGCTGATATCGCTGGAGCCGTGGAAATGACGGTGGAGCGGTATGGGAAGCTAGACGTGATGTACAATAACGCTGGGATTGTTGGACCTATGACTCCAGCGAGCATATCGCAGCTTGATATGACAGAATTCGAGAGAGTAATGAGGATTAATGTTTTTGGTGTTGTCTCCGGCATCAAACACGCCGCTAAGTTTATGATTCCGGCTAGGTCTGGATGCATTTTGTGCACATCAAGCGTTGCAG GCGTGACTGGAGGGTTGGCTCCACATTCATACACAATCTCAAAGTTCACAACTCCCGGAATAGTCAAGTCGGCAGCAAGCGAGCTCTGCGAACACGGCGTGCGTATAAACTGTATCTCACCGGGTACGGTGGCTACACCGCTCACTCTCAGTTACCTTCAGAAAGTGTTTCCGAAGGTATCGGAGGAGAAGCTACGCGAAACAGTGAAAGGAATGGGTGAGTTAAAAGGAGCTGAGTGTGAAGAAGCTGACGTGGCTAAGGCTGCTTTGTATTTGGCTTCCAACGACGGTAAATACGTTACTGGCCATAACTTGGTCGTGGATGGTGGCATGACTGCTTTCAAAATAGCTGGTTTTCCTTTTCCTTCGGATTCATGA
- the MEF14 gene encoding Phosphoglycerate mutase family protein (Phosphoglycerate mutase family protein; FUNCTIONS IN: catalytic activity; INVOLVED IN: N-terminal protein myristoylation, metabolic process; LOCATED IN: cytosol, mitochondrion; CONTAINS InterPro DOMAIN/s: Histidine phosphatase superfamily, clade-1 (InterPro:IPR013078), Uncharacterised conserved protein UCP036920, phosphoglycerate mutase, plant X4/Y4 (InterPro:IPR017070); BEST Arabidopsis thaliana protein match is: Phosphoglycerate mutase family protein (TAIR:AT1G12850.1); Has 3099 Blast hits to 3054 proteins in 1059 species: Archae - 8; Bacteria - 2226; Metazoa - 233; Fungi - 43; Plants - 144; Viruses - 0; Other Eukaryotes - 445 (source: NCBI BLink).): MGSSQSTQMEDEEEEEEETDNEEEEEEDNGRSNTRQLDNLLVKKVLEQEPEMLPCHASASPLSPQLSSLGTPRLGPSIKVWDPYNVLSPPPQPPSIFSRIVSGDEDRAVTEVYLISHGESDLNLKPDLIGGRCHVAALTANGKRQARALAVFFKSQGVRFNSVYSSPLDRARSMAVSVCQEMSFPEEHVQSSDAVIEMSLGDWEGCNQAEIYSPETLSLIERCQPDFTAPSGESLRQVEFRMVQFLNGTVSGVAEKLRSDYSSTTNHNETHERDGGVSLASTNWDLLHKHRPSLTRKKSGKSRLQVMTNHEPDDGNSPREEVNHNHTDLSDSSSLISNCVGVFTHSLPIKCLLTGILGCSPVMTHKICVEDSSVTVLQHSWRNGWQIKRMNDTAHLRLL; the protein is encoded by the exons ATGGGTTCTTCACAATCTACGCAAatggaagacgaagaagaagaagaagaggaaactgacaatgaagaagaagaagaagaagataatggcAGATCAAACACAAGACAATTAGACAATCTCCTAGTAAAGAAAGTTCTAGAACAAGAGCCTGAGATGTTACCATGTCACGCTTCAGCTTCACCACTCTCACCACAACTATCATCTCTCGGTACTCCAAGGCTTGGACCATCGATTAAAGTCTGGGATCCTTACAACGTCCTCTCTCCGCCGCCGCAACCGCCGTCTATCTTCTCTCGAATCGTGTCTGGTGATGAAGATCGAGCTGTGACAGAGGTTTATCTGATTAGCCATGGTGAGTCTGATCTTAATCTTAAACCTGATTTGATTGGTGGGAGATGTCATGTAGCTGCTCTTACTGCTAATGGTAAACGTCAAGCTAGGGCTCTTGctgttttcttcaaatctcAAGGTGTTCGGTTTAATTCGGTTTATTCGTCACCTCTAGATCGAGCTAGATCCATGGCTGTTTCTGTTTGTCAG gaAATGAGTTTTCCGGAGGAGCATGTACAATCTTCGGATGCTGTTATTGAGATGAGTTTAGGGGATTGGGAAGGCTGTAATCAAGCAGAGATTTATAGTCCTGAAactttgagtttgattgaaAGGTGCCAACCTGATTTCACAGCTCCATCTGGAGAATCACTGAGGCAAGTAGAGTTTCGAATGGTTCAGTTTCTAAACGGGACAGTCTCAGGAGTTGCAGAGAAGCTTAGGTCAGATTATTCTTCCACTACGAATCACAATGAAACTCATGAGCGTGATGGTGGTGTGTCACTTGCTTCGACTAACTGGGACTTACTACACAAGCATCGTCCCAGTCTTACAAGGAAGAAATCTGGTAAAAGCAGGCTTCAAGTGATGACTAATCACGAACCTGACGATGGAAACTCCCCAAGGGAAGAAGTTAATCATAATCACACTGACCTAAGTGATTCGTCTTCCTTAATCTCGAATTGTGTCGGGGTTTTCACGCATTCTTTGCCTATAAAGTGTCTTTTAACCGGAATCCTCGGTTGCAGTCCGGTAATGACTCATAAGATCTGTGTAGAAGACTCTTCAGTGACTGTGTTACAACATTCATGGAGAAACGGGTGGCAGATCAAACGAATGAATGATACTGCTCATCTTAGATTGTTGTAA
- a CDS encoding Tetratricopeptide repeat (TPR)-like superfamily protein (Tetratricopeptide repeat (TPR)-like superfamily protein; CONTAINS InterPro DOMAIN/s: Pentatricopeptide repeat (InterPro:IPR002885); BEST Arabidopsis thaliana protein match is: Tetratricopeptide repeat (TPR)-like superfamily protein (TAIR:AT4G33990.1); Has 38241 Blast hits to 13696 proteins in 226 species: Archae - 0; Bacteria - 8; Metazoa - 60; Fungi - 36; Plants - 37696; Viruses - 0; Other Eukaryotes - 441 (source: NCBI BLink).) has translation MKVRSKKALFCSVSRLLHTERHTERQNLTTLFNRYVDKTDVFSWNSVIADLARSGDSAEALLAFSSMRKLSLYPTRSSFPCAIKACSSLFDIFSGKQTHQQAFVFGYQSDIFVSSALIVMYSTCGKLEDARKVFDEIPKRNIVSWTSMIRGYDLNGNALDAVSLFKDLLVDENDDDDAMFLDSMGLVSVISACSRVPAKGLTESIHSFVIKRGFDRGVSVGNTLLDAYAKGGEGGVAVARKIFDQIVDKDRVSYNSIMSVYAQSGMSNEAFEVFRRLVKNKVVTFNAITLSTVLLAVSHSGALRIGKCIHDQVIRMGLEDDVIVGTSIIDMYCKCGRVETARKAFDRMKNKNVRSWTAMIAGYGMHGHAAKALELFPAMIDSGVRPNYITFVSVLAACSHAGLHVEGWRWFNAMKGRFGVEPGLEHYGCMVDLLGRAGFLQKAYDLIQRMKMKPDSIIWSSLLAACRIHKNVELAEISVARLFELDSSNCGYYMLLSHIYADAGRWKDVERVRMIMKNRGLVKPPGFSLLELNGEVHVFLIGDEEHPQREKIYEFLAELNRKLLEAGYVSNTSSVCHDVDEEEKEMTLRVHSEKLAIAFGIMNTVPGSTVNVVKNLRVCSDCHNVIKLISKIVDREFVVRDAKRFHHFKDGGCSCGDYW, from the exons atgaaggTTCGGAGTAAAAAAGCACTGTTTTGTTCCGTCTCTCGTCTTCTCCACACGGAGAGACACACAGAGAGACAAAACCTAACAACGCTGTTCAACAGATATGTCGACAAAACAGATGTTTTCTCATGGAACTCTGTCATCGCCGACCTCGCTCGTAGCGGTGATTCTGCTGAAGCTCTTCTCGCTTTTTCCTCAATGCGGAAGCTTTCTCTATACCCAACTCGCTCTAGCTTTCCTTGCGCCATTAAAGCATGTTCGTCTCTTTTTGATATCTTCTCCGGCAAACAGACCCATCAGCAAGCTTTTGTCTTCGGTTATCAATCCGACATCTTTGTGTCTTCGGCTTTGATCGTTATGTATTCAACTTGTGGGAAACTGGAGGATGCACGGAaagtgttcgacgaaattcCCAAGAGAAATATTGTATCTTGGACTTCGATGATTCGAGGGTATGATCTTAACGGTAATGCCCTTGATgctgtttctcttttcaagGATCTATTGGTcgatgaaaatgatgatgacgatgcAATGTTTCTTGATTCTATGGGTTTGGTTTCGGTAATCTCTGCTTGTTCTCGTGTTCCTGCTAAGGGTTTAACGGAATCTATTCATAGCTTTGTGATTAAGAGAGGTTTTGATAGAGGAGTGAGTGTTGGTAATACTCTTTTGGATGCTTATGCTAAGGGTGGAGAAGGAGGTGTTGCTGTGGCgagaaaaatctttgatcaGATTGTGGATAAGGATCGTGTTTCGTATAATTCGATTATGAGTGTGTATGCTCAGAGTGGGATGTCTAATGAGGCTTTTGAGGTTTTTCGTAGACTTGTTAAGAATAAAGTTGTGACCTTTAACGCCATTACATTGTCTACTGTGTTGTTGGCGGTCTCGCATTCAGGTGCTCTGCGTATTGGAAAGTGTATACATGATCAG GTAATAAGGATGGGTCTTGAGGATGATGTGATAGTGGGGACGTCGATAATTGATATGTATTGCAAATGCGGAAGAGTTGAGACGGCGAGAAAAGCATTTGATCgaatgaaaaacaagaatgttAGGTCGTGGACCGCCATGATTGCTGGATATGGAATGCACGGCCACGCGGCTAAAGCGTTAGAGTTATTCCCTGCTATGATCGATTCAGGGGTTCGACCAAATTACATTACTTTTGTATCAGTGTTAGCTGCTTGCAGTCATGCGGGTCTTCATGTGGAAGGCTGGCGCTGGTTTAACGCAATGAAGGGGAGATTTGGTGTGGAACCAGGGTTAGAACACTACGGTTGTATGGTTGATCTTCTAGGTAGAGCTGGGTTTCTTCAGAAAGCTTATGATTTGATTCAGAGAATGAAGATGAAGCCGGACTCTATCATCTGGAGCTCACTTCTTGCAGCTTGTAGAATTCACAAGAACGTGGAGCTAGCTGAGATATCCGTGGCGCGTTTGTTTGAATTGGACTCTTCGAATTGCGGTTACTACATGCTGCTTTCGCATATCTACGCTGATGCGGGTCGTTGGAAAGATGTTGAGAGGGTGAGAATGATCATGAAGAATCGCGGATTGGTGAAACCGCCAGGTTTTAGTCTACTCGAGTTGAATGGTGAGGTTCATGTGTTCTTGATCGGAGACGAAGAGCATCCTCAGCGTGAGAAGATTTACGAGTTTTTAGCAGAACTGAACAGGAAGCTGTTAGAGGCAGGTTACGTATCGAACACGTCATCTGTATGTCATGATGTtgatgaggaagagaaagagatgacaCTGAGAGTTCACAGCGAGAAACTAGCGATTGCGTTTGGGATCATGAACACGGTTCCTGGCTCGACGGTTAATGTGGTCAAGAATCTGAGAGTTTGCAGCGATTGTCACAATGTGATCAAGTTGATTTCAAAGATTGTTGATAGAGAGTTTGTGGTTAGAGATGCGAAGAGGTTTCACCATTTCAAAGATGGTGGATGTTCCTGTGGAGATTACTGGTGA
- the FUS3 gene encoding AP2/B3-like transcriptional factor family protein (FUSCA 3 (FUS3); CONTAINS InterPro DOMAIN/s: Transcriptional factor B3 (InterPro:IPR003340); BEST Arabidopsis thaliana protein match is: AP2/B3-like transcriptional factor family protein (TAIR:AT3G24650.1); Has 875 Blast hits to 861 proteins in 60 species: Archae - 0; Bacteria - 0; Metazoa - 1; Fungi - 7; Plants - 523; Viruses - 0; Other Eukaryotes - 344 (source: NCBI BLink).) — protein MMVDENVETKASTLVASVDHGFGSGSGHDHHGLSASVPLLGVNWKKRRMPRQRRSSSSFNLLSFPPPMPPISHVPTPLPARKIDPRKLRFLFQKELKNSDVSSLRRMILPKKAAEAHLPALECKEGIPIRMEDLDGFHVWTFKYRYWPNNNSRMYVLENTGDFVNAHGLQLGDFIMVYQDLYSNNYVIQARKASEEEEVDVINLEEDDVYTNLTRIENTVVNDLLLQDFNHHNNNNNNNSNSNSNKCSYYYPVIDDVTTNTESFVYDTTALTSNDTPLDFLGGHTTTTNNYYSKFGTFDGLGSVENISLDDFY, from the exons atgatGGTTGATGAAAATGTGGAAACCAAGGCCTCTACTTTAGTGGCAAGTGTTGATCATGGGTTTGGATCCGGGTCGGGTCATGATCATCATGGGTTATCGGCGTCTGTGCCTCTTCTTGGTGTTAactggaagaagagaaggatgCCTAGACAGAgacgatcttcttcttcctttaaccttctctctttccctcCTCCTATGCCTCCTATTTCCCACGTGCCAACTCCTCTCCCCGCACGT AAAATTGACCCAAGAAAGCTAAGATTCCTCTTCCAAAAGGAACTCAAGAACAGTGACGTCAGCTCTCTCCGACGTATGATACTCCCGAAG AAAGCCGCGGAGGCTCACTTGCCGGCACTTGAATGCAAGGAAGGGATTCCTATAAGAATGGAAGATTTGGACGGTTTTCACGTTTGGACCTTCAAGTATAG GTACTGGCCAAACAACAATAGCAGAATGTACGTGCTAGAAAACACAG GCGATTTTGTGAATGCTCATGGTCTGCAGCTAGGTGACTTCATCATGGTTTACCAAGATCTCTACTCAAACAATTAC gTTATACAAGCAAGAAAAGcatcggaagaagaagaagtagacgTAATCAATCTTGAAGAAGACGACGTTTACACAAACTTAACAAGGATCGAAAACACTGTGGTTAACGATCTTCTCCTCCAAGATTTTAatcatcacaacaacaacaacaacaacaacagcaacagcaacagcaacaaatGTTCTTACTATTATCCAGTCATAGATGATGTCACCACAAACACAGAGTCTTTTGTCTACGACACGACGGCTCTTACCTCCAACGATACTCCTCTCGATTTTTTGGGTGGACATACGACGACTACTAATAATTATTACTCCAAGTTCGGAACATTCGATGGTTTGGGCTCCGTTGAGAATATCTCTCTCGATGACTTCTACTAG